From Harpia harpyja isolate bHarHar1 chromosome 21, bHarHar1 primary haplotype, whole genome shotgun sequence, one genomic window encodes:
- the FLII gene encoding protein flightless-1 homolog, translated as MAATGVLPFVRGVDLSGNDFKGGYFPEHVKAMTSLRWLKLNRTGLCYLPEELAALQKLEHLSVSHNSLTTLHGELSGLPCLRAIVARANSLKNSGVPDDIFQLDDLSVLDLSYNQLTECPRELENAKNMLVLNLGHNSIETIPNQLFINLTDLLYLDLSNNKLESLPPQMRRLVHLQTLILNNNPLLHAQLRQLPAMTALQTLHLRNTQRTQNNLPTSLEGLVNLADVDLSCNDLSRVPECLYTLGSLRRLNLSSNQITELSLCIDQWTQLETLNLSRNQLTSLPSAICKLTKLKKMYLNSNKLDFDGIPSGIGKLANLEEFMAANNNLELIPESLCRCSKLRKLVLNKNRLVTLPEAIHFLMDMEILDVRENPNLVMPPKPVDRTSEWYNIDFSLQNQLRLAGASPATVAAAAAGKLAGTGTKDPLARKMRLRRRKDSAQDDQAKQVLKGMSDVAQEKNKKIEESGEAKAPDLKTRRWDQGLEKPQLDYSEFFSEDVGQLPGLCVWQIENFVPTLVDEAFHGKFYEADCYIVLKTFLDENGSLNWEIYYWIGQEATLDKKACSAIHAVNLRNYLGAECRSIREEMGDESDEFLQVFDNDISYIEGGTASGFFTVEDTQYVTRLYRVYGKKNVKLEPVALKGTSLDPRFVFLLDHGLNLFVWRGSQATLSSTTKARLFAEKINKNERKGKAEITLLTQGQETPDFWEVLGGQPEEIRPCVPDDFQPHKPKLYKVGLGLGYLELPQINYKLSVEHKKRLKADLMPEMRLLQSLLDTKSVYILDCWSDVFIWIGRKSPRLVRAAALKLSQELCGMLHRPKHAMVSRNLEGTECQVFKSKFKNWDDVLRVDYTRNAETVLQEGGLAGKVRKDAEKKDQMKADLTALFLPRQPPMPLSEAEQLMEEWNEDLDGMEGFVLEGKKFARLPEEEFGHFHTHDCYVFLCRYWVPVEYEEEEEKKKKGEGKGEEEGEEEEEEKQPEEDFQCIVYFWQGREASNMGWLTFTFSLQKKFESLFPGKLEVVRMTQQQENPKFLSHFKRRFVIHRGKRKDRASPPQPSLYHIRTNGGALCTRCIQINTDAGLLNSEFCFILKVPFESTDNQGIVYTWVGRAADPDEAKLAEDIMNHMFDDSYSKQVINEGEEPENFFWVGIGSQKPYDEDADYMKHSRLFRCSNEKGYFSVSEKCSDFCQDDLADDDIMLLDNGREVYMWVGTQTSQVEIKLSLKACQVYIQHMRSKDPTRPRKLRLVRKGNEPWPFTRCFHAWSVFRKPPA; from the exons ATGGCGGCCACCGGGGTCCTGCCCTTCGTCCGCGGCGTCGACCTCAGCGGCAACGACTTCAAG gGCGGCTACTTCCCGGAGCATGTAAAGGCGATGACCAGCCTGCGCTGGCTGAAGCTGAACCGCACGGGGCTCTGCTACCTGCCCGAGGAGCTCGCCGCCCTCCAGAAGCTG GAACACCTCTCCGTGAGTCACAACAGCCTCACCACACTCCACGGCGAGCTCTCTGGCCTGCCCTGCCTGCGG GCTATCGTGGCTCGTGCAAACAGCCTGAAGAACTCGGGAGTCCCTGATGATATCTTCCAGTTGGACGACCTCTCGGTGCTG GACCTGAGCTACAACCAGCTCACGGAGTGTCCCCGGGAACTGGAGAATGCCAAGAACATGCTGGTCCTCAACCTCGGCCACAACAG CATCGAGACCATCCCCAACCAGCTCTTCATCAACCTGACGGACCTGCTCTACCTCgacctgagcaacaacaagctgGAGAGCCTTCCACCACAGATGAGACGCCTGGTCCACCTCCAAACTCTCATCCTCAACAACAACCCCCTCCTGCACGCACAGCTCCG GCAGCTCCCAGCGATGACGGCCCTGCAGACCCTCCACCTCAGGAACACCCAGCGCACACAGAACAATCTGCCCACCAGCCTTGAGGGCCTGGTGAACCTGGCAG ACGTGGACCTGTCCTGCAATGACCTCAGTCGCGTCCCCGAGTGCCTCTACACCTTGGGCAGCCTGCGGCGTCTCAACCTCAGCAGCAACCAGATCACGGAGCTGTCCCTCTGCATCGACCAGTGGACCCAGCTGGAGACCCTCAACCTGTCCCGCAACCAGCTCACCTCCTTGCCT tCAGCCATCTGCAAGCTGACCAAGCTGAAGAAGATGTACCTGAACTCCAACAAGCTTGACTTTGATGGGATCCCCTCAGGCATCGGCAAGCTCGCTAACCTTGAGGAGTTCATGGCAGCCAACAACAACCTGGAGCTCATCCCCGAGAGCCTCTGCAG GTGCTCCAAGCTGAGGAAACTGGTGCTGAACAAGAACCGCCTGGTGACACTGCCAGAGGCCATTCACTTCCTGATGGACATGGAG ATCCTGGACGTGCGCGAGAACCCTAACCTGGTGATGCCCCCGAAGCCGGTGGATCGGACGTCGGAGTGGTACAACATCGACTTCTCCCTGCAGAACCAGCTCCGTCTGGCCGGAGCCTCCCCGGCCACCGTTGCGGCCGCCGCAGCAGGCAAGCTTGCAGGGAC CGGCACCAAGGACCCACTGGCCCGCAAGATGCGGCTCCGGCGGCGCAAGGACTCTGCCCAGGACGACCAAGCCAAGCAGGTGCTGAAGGGCATGTCGGACGTGGCCcaagagaagaacaagaagatAGAG GAGAGCGGGGAGGCGAAGGCGCCGGACCTGAAGACACGCCGCTGGGACCAGGGCCTGGAGAAGCCGCAGCTGGACTACTCGGAGTTCTTCAGCGAGGACGTGGGGCAGCTGCCCGGCCTCTGCGTCTGGCAGATTGAGAACTTCGTGCCTACGCTGGTGGACGAGGCTTTCCATGGCAAGTTCTACGAGGCCGACTGCTACATCGTGCTCAAG ACCTTCCTGGATGAGAACGGCTCCCTGAACTGGGAGATCTACTACTGGATCGGGCAGGAGGCCACGCTGGACAAGAAGGCCTGCTCCGCCATCCACGCCGTCAACCTCCGCAACTACCTGGGAGCCGAGTGCCGCAGCATCCGTGAGGAGATGGGGGACGAGAGCGATGAGTTCCTCCAG gtCTTTGACAACGACATCTCCTACATCGAGGGTGGCACGGCCAGCGGCTTCTTCACCGTTGAGGACACGCAATATGTCACCAG GCTGTACCGTGTCTATGGGAAGAAGAACGTCAAGCTGGAGCCAGTAGCACTGAAAGGGACATCGCTGGATCCCCG GTTTGTTTTCCTCCTGGACCACGGCCTCAACCTCTTCGTGTGGCGTGGGAGCCAGGCCACGCTGAGCAGCACTACCAAGGCCAG GCTCTTCGCCGAGAAGATCAACAAGAACGAGCGAAAGGGCAAAGCGGAGATCACGCTCCTCACCCAGGGCCAGGAGACCCCCGACTTCTGGGAGGTTCTTGGGGGTCAGCCCGAGGAGATCCGGCCCTGCGTCCCCGATGACTTCCAGCCCCACAAGCCCAAGCTGTACAAG GTCGGCCTGGGCCTGGGCTACCTGGAGCTGCCCCAGATCAACTACAAGCTCTCGGTGGAGCACAAGAAGAGGCTGAAGGCTGATCTGATGCCAGAGATGCGCCTG CTGCAGAGCCTGCTGGATACCAAAAGTGTGTACATCCTGGACTGCTGGTCCGACGTCTTCATCTGGATCGGGAGGAAGTCGCCGCGGCTGGTGCGGGCGGCAGCGCTGAAGCTGAGCCAGGAGCTGTGCGGCATGCTGCACCGGCCCAAGCACGCCATGGTCTCCAGGAACCTGGAGGGCACCGAGTGCCAG GTGTTCAAGTCGAAGTTCAAGAACTGGGATGACGTCCTGCGCGTAGATTACACCCGCAACGCCGAGACGGTGCTGCAGGAGGGCGGCCTCGCCGGCAAGGTCCGTAAGGATGCCGAGAAGAAGGACCAGATGAAGGCCGACCTCACAGCGCTCTTCCTACCCCGCCAGCCCCCCATGCCCCTGAGCGAG GCGGAGCAGCTGATGGAGGAGTGGAACGAGGACCTGGACGGCATGGAGGGCTTCGTGCTGGAGGGCAAGAAATTCGCTCGCCTGCCCGAGGAGGAGTTTGGTCACTTCCACACCCACGACTGCTACGTCTTCCTCTGCAG GTACTGGGTGCCAGTGGAgtatgaggaggaagaagagaagaagaagaagggtgaaggcaaaggggaggaggaaggtgaggaagaggaggaggagaagcagcctgAGGAAGACTTCCAGTGCATTGTCTACTTCTGGCAGGGCCGGGAGGCCTCCAACATGGGCTGGCTTACCTTCACCTTCAGTCTCCAGAAGAAGTTCGAGAGTCTCTTCCCTGGCAAACTGGAG GTCGTGCGCATGACCCAGCAGCAGGAGAACCCCAAGTTCCTCTCGCACTTCAAGAGGAGGTTTGTCATCCACCGGGGCAAGCGGAAGGACAGGgccagcccaccccagcccagtCTCTACCACATCCGCACCAACGGCGGGGCCCTCTGCACCAG GTGCATCCAGATCAACACAGACGCTGGTCTGCTCAACTCAGAGTTCTGCTTCATCCTCAAG GTGCCCTTTGAGAGCACAGACAACCAGGGCATCGTCTACACCTGGGTGGGCCGGGCGGCCGACCCCGACGAGGCCAAGCTGGCTGAGGACATCATGAACCACATGTTTGACGACTCCTACAGCAAGCAG GTGATCAACGAGGGAGAGGAGCCTGAAAACTTCTTCTGGGTAGGCATCGGGAGCCAGAAACCCTACGATGAAGATGCCGACTATATGAAGCACTCCCGGCTCTTCAG